The genomic window AGGAAAGGGATGTCGTCGTGATGCGAGGCCAAGTTGCGGGTGCAATCGACGCCAGAGACCAGAAGTCGACTGGCGACAAGACAGCAGCATAAGAGGGACCCCGAAGAACAAGGGACAAATGGCAAGCaggagcaacaagaagaaggggcgGAAAAGAAATCAAAAAAATCAAAGGCCAGTATTTATTGACACGGCTTCAACCGTCAGGCCGACTAACGAAAGCTTAGCGGTCCAAGCGAGCCATGTGTCTGGTCGCTGGATGAGCTGGTGTGGCGTGCTGCCGCGAGCGGGAGCGAGTGAATGGGGGTGTGGGAAGCTGCGGATAGTGAAGCCATCGGAGTTGATGTCGTGGACAATGGACGCATGTAGAAGTTGGTATGCACAAGCTGTCCTGCCTGGTCCGCGGATTCGGGCTTCTTTGTTTAACTCCGCTCGTGGATGCGCACGCAGATGGGAATGGGACCGTGACCCATGCAGCCATGTGCTTACTTACTTTACTTAAtgtagtacatgtacattgaTTGACATTCACCCACCCCAACCCGTACCATGTTTGGAACATTCTAAAGTTGACACGTTTGCTCACCCACCAACGGGCTATTCCTCTGGAGTCGACGCCCATCCTCTGTTCTGCTCTTgtctcgccgccatccctCCTCGGGGAGACATGACAGGAAGCCTTCAGCCTGGATGCCCACACGGGAGAGCACCAGCCCAATTGTTCCCACATTGTCCCGGCCCAGTGAGCTCAAAGCGCTGGGTCAAAGCTCCCCCCTCAATATTAATAAATGATTGAGTCTTCTCGATATCACCCTTTGCTGGCATCCCTGTACCCTGCCTGCTTGCCATGAGGTCTGCCACGTGGCCCGCCGCCGATTGCTTCGGGGCCGCAACACATTGACGCACTGTCATGATTACTGGCGGAGCTGATGCGATGCTGATCTCTTTAGCACTAGTATTACCGGACCAAGCGGCGTTTTCCCATTGAATCTGGCCCAAGACGCGTGGGCGGGTGACACAGCCCGTGTCAGCTACAATTCAATCCTTCGCTCTCTGCTGttattactccgtactaccgCCCTCCTACCTCCGACGCACTTGGGTGCATACGTGTCACGGCTTCACCACGGCTGGGCATGAATGAATTTTGTCAGCTGTCGAGATTTCAACGCTTCTCTTGTTTCATCTGCTTTACTGATCTAGTTTAAGCTTGCGATACGAACGCTGCCTACCAGGTCCTATACAGGTTTGAAATATGCCTTGCCCTCTCCCCTCTGTTAATGCAAGACTGTCCGACTGTCCGTCAGATCCTTCATGGGTAGCAATCGACTCCCGACTTTTGGAACCCATCAGGTCCCCTCAAGAATCCTAGTGATCAAAAGACGCCAATTCATGGCAAGATTTGAGAACTACCTCTCGTCCGCCATGCTTTCACAATCCTAGTCTTGGTGTAATCGGCATTTCCTTAGATGGCGAGACGCTCAACCTTGTCGCGGAGAGCCTTGATCTGACCAGCCAGCTCACTGGCCTCGTTGGAGTTGATGCTAGCAGCAATGACTGCCCTGCTGACACCGCAGGCACGACCCAAGAGGGTCTTGCTGGGGACGTAGACGTAGGGAGTGCCCTTATCCTCGCAGAGAAGGGGAATGTGAAGAAGAATCGCAAGTGGTTCGGTATCGGCGGCCAGGATAGCAACTTCGCATGTACCTCGGTTAAGAGCCTTGGTCACTACCAACTTGCGTTAGCAAATCACCCTAATCATCTCCACGCACAAGGGCTATATCCCTTCTGCTACGACGACCATCCTCGAATTAACCCAGTGTGAACGTACCTTCGTTGGCGCCCTTCTTAGCTTGGCGAAGATGAGTAGCCGACTGCAGGAGATCGAGAATCTCCTGAGTGAGGGCGGCATCGGCCAAGGGCCAAGCTATACGAGACCATGGTTAGCAATTCGGGCTTCCCTTGACGAGTTGCAACAGCTTGTGAGCCAGCCTACAAATTGGATATGTACATACCAGCGTTCGCGTCTTCCGCCATTGTTTTCGACAGAGGCTCGccttaggtaggtaggttCACGGCCGTGATGGTAGAcgagaggaaaaaaaaaagaggcggTGGTTGccccaagaaagaaaaaaaaaaaattgactAATCGTGCCTGCACCACGAAAATTCATGCTCCAGCCACATTTAGTGGAGAATACTTCTTCAATCTATCACGTGATGTGGCTTAGCGTTGGCATTGCCATTCCTACCTGGCTGCGTGGTGGCTTGAACCTTAAAAATGATAGATCTGCCACTGGCCAATGGTAAAACAACGCCACTTTCGCAAAAATTTTATGACATTTCACCCAACGGAGTTCTCGAAACGTCTCCCGTCTTGACAACATTGTACCTACGGCTAAGCACAGTGCGCCGCTGGCGCTTCATGATTGCCGAGACACATCAGGTGCGATTTTGGACTCTACAGTGCATTCATCTCCTTGGGGTAGAACAAGGGATTTTCGTCGTGAAAAAGGAGTGACTACTCAGAACCAAGGCATTGCAGCCCAGAGAGATCTTTATGAAGGCCCATGAAGATCGTTTTCCGGAGGAGCGCCCCACCCGATATCCACATTGTCCTCTTTGACACCAACTTTCTTCCTATGCCGGCAATAGGCGATATTTATTCAAAGAGACTGGATATCAAGCCGTGGTTTGGCTATGCCGGTGATAGGCGACTATTCATTCAAAGAGACTGGACATTATGCCTTGATTTGAAACTCGGCTCCGCAAGCCTCGTTCGTGTTTTACGACGCCCActaactacctaggtagatgaCCGACGTCCGAGCAACGACGAGTTCAAAGTTCCAGTCAGCATGGAAGCGGCGTCTGGGGTAGTAGTCGATACCCACAAagcttcatcatccttgaGGATGGTGGATATTATCGAGGACTCGATAGATTACTGGATACGTATGCACGCAGTACATAGATTGTACTTGCCCTTGATTGGAAACTGCTGAGTTGCTTGGCATGGCCACAAGAGAAATAGTGGAACACGTCGGGACTGAATAGCTGTCGTCAGCGATTCGCAGATTGCCATCCTTGATGCTGAACTAGAGGTATCTTCTGTCAAGTACGGAGCAAGGCCTAGTGAGATCAAGAATGCCCCGGATCTGCTAGGTCTTCCACTTGAATAGTATCCCACGTCGGCATGGTTCCAACTCCACATACCAAAAGGACTccagttactccgtacaatctGACCCAACATCCTTGTCTGACATAATGTTGCGAGCGATGGCTATCCCAGCGTGGCGCGGTCGTAACGCAACTGACTAGACGCGTGCTTTGCTGACTTGATATTCGGGTGAAAAGACACTTGTTGGGCTTGTATTGGGCTTAAAGCTGGTAGATGTATGACTCCAAGTTTCAGCCTGTCCGACTTGACTTCTGTAAAGGATTGTTGACTCTCGATTGGTGCTTGGGTCGGCGCTGCTGTTGACTTTATTATACTTGAGGCTACTACATCAAGACGACGTTGCAACTGGACTTTGTTTGACATGTTGAAAACACACTTTGGGAAGCATGCTTTTGGTTTCTCTAGACGAAGGCGTGCCGCTCCTGGCTCATCCACTGTTGCTGGAGGGCgcatttctttttattttgtaCTTGTAACACAAGTTGCATGGCATATCTCCTTAATGCCACCGCGGCTCCGCAGAAGTATTCTGGGGGATCACTTTCGAGCCAATGGATAGTTTATGCTGATTAATGCAGCCATCGCTACCAAACGCCGGCAGCCATAAGAACTGAAGTATGTACAAGCAAGTTCCTGGGGCGTTCGGGGGCCCTGTGGAGAGAGGAACATGTGAGGCGCGTCGACGGCATTAAGGGGGTGGGATATATGGATACATGTTAGGTAACTATTACCAGAGCAAAGTTCTTGGAAGACTTGGATACAGCGGTTGTTATGCATGGAGTGGATGCTGTGGATGTTGATGCAAGGGTAAATGGGCAGACTGACTCGTTTGGTCTCGACTCGCGGGATCCGGCATAGCCGAGTCCGCgaaaatacatacatactgtaAGTGGGCAGTTTCGACAAGTTGGTCACGATGAAATGTCAAGtgaagaagagggcgaaTAGCTTGCGCCATTGGCTGCATGAGACGATGAATGTGTACTTGGACGGGAGCAGCAGGTGCTGGgtaaagtaattaattatgCACAATTACACATAGACTCAAGGTTCGGGTGGAAACAAGTCAGTTGCTTGATCTGCACATCATCTTCTCGTTTTCTCCATTTTTCTTCCTCAAATGGGCAAGTGTGTGGTGGAGgatttttctcttctttcccgCTCCCCCGTAACGAGAATAAAGTTTTTCTCTCTGGCTCTTTCCCAACTTGTACGTTCCTCACACCAAGGcgcagcggcggcgggcccAGACTATCGACACGTCCAGTCTCGTTTTGCAATTGAAATATATTGGCCCCAACGGCCAACGGGGAAGACCCAGAGTATAAAAAACAATAGTTCCCCGTACCCCATGATATTCTCCGCATTCGAGCACGATCTGTCTCTACTTCATCTCATCTGGCACTATCCTGCTCCCCAGGTCTAGTCActggccaacatgtccaagCTTGAGACGTCCCAAGACCCGCACAATGATCTCTCGGACCAGATCGAGCGTGCTGCTTCTCCCTCTGAGGGAGAGGTGATCGATACCGAGGTCAAGACCAGCGATGCCGTCTTTGGAAACATCACAGACGGAGGGCCCAACTACCGCAATGTAAGCCGAAGCACTGATGGCCTTGTTTGACCCTGTTCCTGTCGCCCCGATATGCTGATCGTCCCGGCCAACAGGTTGGATGGTTGGGAACTGCCGCTCTCATGATGAAGACGCAAATTGGCCTGGGTGTTCTTTCGATCCCGTCAGTCTTTGACACCGTGGGGCTCATCCCCGGTGTCATCCTTCTCTTGTTCGTTGGAACCATCACCACTTGGTCGGCCTATATGATTGGTGTTTTTAAGCTCCGACACCGTCAAGTATACGGCATTGACGATGCAGGCGGCCTGATCTTTGGGCGCATTGGACGTGAGGTCTTTGGCGTTGCCTTTACCCTCAGTAAGCACATACCGACTAACCACCATgggcatgagcatgagcatgagcatgagcatggcCACGGCCCAGGGGTGTGTGTGAGTTTTGCTAACCAGTCTCGTCATTAGTCTTGACCTTTGCATCTGCCGCAGCCATGATTGGCATCTCGGTTGCTTTCAATGCCCTTTCCACCCATGGCGCATGTACTGCCGTGTTTGTTGCAGTGGCGGCGGTTTTTGGATTCACTTTTGCGAGTATCCAAACGCTGGGTAAGATTAGTGCGTTGGCATGGATCGGCGTTACTTCTATTGTTATCGCTGGTGAGTTTACGCCCCTCTGGGCACAACCGTGAATTTTCACATCCGGCCCTGTTCTAACTCTTGAATCGTGTAGTTTTCACCGTCACAATCGCCGTCGGTGTCCAGGGTAAACCTTCGAGTGCTTCTCAAGACTACGAGGGCCCTTGGAGGTCCAATTACGAGCTTTTCAAGAACCCCAGCTTTAGCGACGCTCTAGGAGCCATTACGACACTCATC from Metarhizium brunneum chromosome 2, complete sequence includes these protein-coding regions:
- the SNU13 gene encoding ribonucleoprotein-associated protein, whose amino-acid sequence is MAEDANAAWPLADAALTQEILDLLQSATHLRQAKKGANEVTKALNRGTCEVAILAADTEPLAILLHIPLLCEDKGTPYVYVPSKTLLGRACGVSRAVIAASINSNEASELAGQIKALRDKVERLAI
- the mtr_0 gene encoding N amino acid transport system protein; its protein translation is MSKLETSQDPHNDLSDQIERAASPSEGEVIDTEVKTSDAVFGNITDGGPNYRNVGWLGTAALMMKTQIGLGVLSIPSVFDTVGLIPGVILLLFVGTITTWSAYMIGVFKLRHRQVYGIDDAGGLIFGRIGREVFGVAFTLILTFASAAAMIGISVAFNALSTHGACTAVFVAVAAVFGFTFASIQTLGKISALAWIGVTSIVIAVFTVTIAVGVQGKPSSASQDYEGPWRSNYELFKNPSFSDALGAITTLIFAYAGTPTFFSIASEMRDPKHYTKALMMCQSVITLAYIVVGVVVYYFCGSYVASPALGSAGPLIKKVAYGIALPGLLVTDLLLIHLAAKSIFVRVLRNSKHLASNTPKHWAVWLGSTFAITAVGYVIASAIPIFGQLIALVGALLGPILCFHPPGFMWMYDNWKRSDGRKQARWYSGVASSVFVVVTGTFLMIAGTYSAIYTIVNTPGSSKVWSCADNSNST